One Barnesiella propionica genomic window carries:
- a CDS encoding Crp/Fnr family transcriptional regulator: protein MHELLDYLNIKLTPQLQEKLEPIISEHHYKKGDKLFRPKEVDEQIFFIIKGGARSFYLKEGKEITYSFTFENDIMISMRSKLSKLEFPEIVEFIEDSHIISIHTDLISLPLKASNVSAVTFLNTILIRYTHFLEDRVITLQHKSARERYEWSINRYPRLFERATLSQIASFLGITTETLCRIRSGKYAT, encoded by the coding sequence ATGCATGAACTTCTCGATTATTTAAATATTAAATTAACTCCGCAATTACAAGAAAAGTTAGAGCCTATTATTAGTGAACATCATTATAAAAAAGGAGACAAGCTTTTTCGTCCGAAAGAAGTAGACGAACAAATCTTTTTCATCATTAAAGGAGGAGCACGTTCCTTTTATCTGAAAGAAGGTAAAGAAATAACTTATTCGTTCACTTTTGAGAACGATATAATGATTTCCATGCGTTCCAAGCTAAGCAAATTAGAATTTCCCGAAATTGTCGAATTCATAGAAGACTCTCATATTATTTCCATCCATACCGACTTGATTTCCCTCCCCCTTAAAGCTTCAAACGTATCGGCCGTTACTTTTCTCAACACAATTTTGATTCGATACACTCATTTTTTAGAAGATAGGGTAATTACGCTTCAACATAAGTCGGCCCGCGAAAGATACGAATGGAGCATCAACCGTTATCCAAGATTATTCGAGCGTGCGACTTTAAGCCAAATTGCCTCATTTCTGGGAATCACTACCGAGACTTTATGCCGCATTCGTTCAGGCAAATACGCAACATAA
- a CDS encoding efflux RND transporter periplasmic adaptor subunit, with protein sequence MKIRSSMIIQSQRIVVIALCLILFSCGKKNQNGFNTVKEYAVITVQPTHSQLESLYPATIRGKQDVEIRPQVSGFITKLCIDEGSVVKKGQPLFIIDQVQYEEAVNIADAAVNVAKSQVSTAQLTADNKKELAKRNIISQYELQMALNDLATAKANLAQANAQLVNARKNLSYTVVTSPSNGIAGNIPFRVGSLVSPSSATPLTTISDISEMFVYFSMNEKQILDLTRQGKGSAKEALDKMPEISLKLADGSVYPESGKIETISGVIDPATGAASIRATFPNPDRILRSGGTGSVLIPSTTDAAIIIPQKATYEIQDKRFVYLVNDSSIVHSTEITVSPVNDGKTYVVLDGLKAGDRIVIEGVGTSVKEGMTIKPITPEESAAKIKGLTQQASMKNTGK encoded by the coding sequence ATGAAAATTAGAAGTTCTATGATTATTCAATCACAGCGCATTGTCGTAATCGCACTATGCCTGATCCTCTTTTCCTGTGGTAAAAAAAACCAAAATGGTTTTAACACTGTAAAAGAATATGCTGTAATTACGGTTCAGCCCACTCATAGTCAATTGGAAAGTCTCTATCCGGCTACAATCAGAGGTAAACAAGATGTGGAAATAAGACCCCAGGTTAGTGGATTCATCACAAAATTATGTATAGACGAAGGTTCTGTCGTGAAAAAAGGACAGCCACTGTTTATAATTGACCAAGTACAATATGAAGAAGCCGTAAACATAGCCGATGCTGCCGTAAATGTGGCAAAGAGCCAGGTATCCACTGCACAGCTCACAGCAGATAACAAAAAAGAATTGGCTAAAAGAAATATTATAAGCCAATACGAGCTCCAAATGGCTTTAAACGATTTGGCAACAGCGAAAGCCAATCTGGCTCAAGCTAATGCTCAACTGGTAAATGCCCGTAAGAATCTATCTTATACGGTAGTAACTAGTCCGTCAAACGGAATAGCCGGAAATATTCCTTTCCGTGTGGGAAGCCTTGTAAGCCCTTCTTCAGCCACTCCGCTTACCACAATTTCCGATATTTCAGAAATGTTCGTATATTTTTCTATGAACGAGAAACAAATACTGGATCTGACCCGCCAGGGAAAAGGATCGGCAAAAGAAGCACTGGATAAGATGCCGGAAATATCTTTAAAGTTAGCAGACGGTTCGGTATATCCCGAATCAGGAAAAATAGAAACTATCAGCGGAGTAATCGATCCTGCTACCGGGGCCGCCAGCATACGTGCTACCTTTCCGAATCCTGACAGAATACTACGCAGCGGAGGAACAGGATCCGTACTCATTCCGTCTACCACAGATGCAGCGATCATCATTCCGCAAAAAGCCACTTATGAAATACAAGATAAGAGATTTGTGTATTTGGTTAACGATAGTTCCATCGTACACAGTACCGAAATTACAGTTTCCCCGGTCAACGATGGAAAAACTTATGTCGTACTTGACGGATTAAAAGCAGGAGACCGCATTGTTATAGAAGGAGTCGGAACTTCCGTAAAAGAAGGAATGACAATCAAGCCTATTACGCCCGAAGAGTCTGCTGCCAAAATTAAAGGACTGACACAACAAGCATCTATGAAAAACACCGGGAAATAA
- a CDS encoding efflux RND transporter permease subunit produces the protein MKLDKFINRPVLSTVISILIVILGILGLVSLPVTQYPDIAPPTIQVSTSYTGANAQTVLNSVIAPLEEQINGVENMNYMTSTATNTGDASIQIYFKQGTDPDMAAVNVQNRVSKALGLLPSEVTKVGVITSKRQTSMLLGFSVYSSDDKYDSKFIENYAKINLIPQVQRVPGVGDAMVMGADYSMRIWLKPDVMAQYKLMPSDVTLALAEQNIEAAPGQFGESGDQSFQYIMKYKGRLQTAEEFEDIVIRATSDGEVLRLKDIARIELGRLSYGFNNNVNGHPGVTAMIFQTPGSNATEIINNITALLDECSKDLPAGVKIEIMLNTNDFLSASIDEVLKTLFEAFVLVFLVVYVFLQDFRSTLIPAIAIPVALIGTFFVLFIIGFSINLLTLCALVLAIAIVVDDAIVVVEAVHAKLDEGYKSARIASIDAMNEISGAIVSITLVMMAVFIPVSFMGGTSGIFYRQFGITMAIAIGLSALNALTLSPALCAIFLKPHDKNGEKKKMSPIDRFHTAFNAAYDVILKKYKNSTKFFINHKWISFGTVAVSVVLLVFLMKITPSGLVPNEDTGTFFAVIDLPPATSMERTELTMEKLDSIIAANPAVQSRTQITGYSFIAGQGNSYGTFICRLKNWDERGKGEDINSVIGSIYMQAQAAIKDGRVLLFAPPMIPGYSVTNGFEFNLQDKTGGDLNEFFRISQEFLAKLNERPEIAAAQTTFNPTFPQYMVDIDAAKCKQAGISPNDILTTLQGYYGGMYVSNFNRFGKLYRVMMQADANYRINPETLNNIKVRNGSEMAPITQFVTLRKIYGPDNIKRFNMFTSMTINGSPADGYTSGQAIQAIQEVAAESLPTGYGYEFSGMTREEQSNGSGTTAIIFLLCLVFVYLLLSAQYESYILPLVVILSIPFGLCGSFIFAQIMGVSNNIYLQISLIMLMGLLAKNAILITEFALERRLTGMSIVGAAIQGAGARLRPILMTSLALVFGLLPMMFASGVGANGNSTLGTGAVGGMLIGMICQIFVVPALFVVFQNIQERIKPIQWKDLDNTELEPEIEQYAK, from the coding sequence ATGAAACTAGATAAATTTATTAACCGCCCGGTATTATCCACTGTTATTTCGATCCTGATCGTTATATTAGGAATACTGGGACTTGTATCGTTGCCTGTAACGCAATATCCGGATATTGCACCTCCGACTATACAAGTAAGTACATCATATACAGGAGCAAACGCCCAAACCGTACTAAACAGTGTTATTGCTCCACTGGAAGAACAAATAAACGGGGTAGAAAACATGAATTACATGACTTCTACCGCTACAAATACCGGAGACGCCAGCATACAAATTTATTTCAAGCAGGGAACCGACCCTGATATGGCAGCCGTAAACGTGCAAAACCGCGTATCTAAGGCATTAGGTCTCTTACCGTCCGAAGTTACCAAAGTAGGTGTAATTACCAGTAAACGACAGACAAGTATGTTGCTGGGATTTTCAGTCTACAGTTCCGACGACAAATATGACTCGAAATTCATCGAAAACTATGCCAAAATAAACCTTATCCCTCAAGTACAACGTGTACCGGGTGTAGGGGATGCCATGGTAATGGGAGCCGACTACTCTATGCGTATATGGCTTAAACCCGATGTAATGGCACAATACAAATTAATGCCTAGCGACGTTACCCTGGCTTTAGCCGAACAAAATATTGAAGCAGCTCCCGGACAATTCGGAGAAAGTGGAGACCAGTCTTTCCAGTATATCATGAAATATAAGGGACGTCTGCAAACCGCCGAAGAATTCGAGGATATCGTAATACGGGCTACTTCCGACGGAGAAGTACTGCGTTTAAAAGACATAGCCCGTATCGAATTAGGACGGTTATCTTACGGATTCAACAATAACGTGAACGGTCATCCGGGTGTAACGGCAATGATATTTCAGACTCCGGGATCGAATGCTACGGAAATCATCAACAATATTACTGCATTGCTTGACGAATGTTCAAAAGATCTCCCGGCAGGGGTTAAGATAGAAATTATGTTGAATACGAATGACTTCTTGTCCGCATCTATCGATGAAGTGCTTAAAACTCTATTCGAAGCATTCGTTCTCGTCTTCCTCGTTGTATATGTATTCCTGCAGGATTTCCGTTCAACCTTAATACCTGCAATAGCAATACCGGTTGCATTGATCGGAACATTCTTTGTCCTGTTTATTATCGGATTTAGCATCAACCTGTTAACGTTATGTGCTTTGGTACTTGCCATTGCGATAGTCGTCGACGACGCGATAGTCGTCGTTGAGGCGGTACACGCCAAACTGGATGAAGGATATAAATCGGCTCGAATAGCTTCTATCGACGCCATGAACGAAATATCAGGCGCGATCGTTTCTATCACCCTCGTGATGATGGCCGTATTTATCCCTGTAAGTTTTATGGGCGGTACTTCCGGTATATTTTACAGGCAATTCGGTATTACAATGGCGATAGCTATCGGTTTGTCCGCATTGAACGCTTTAACCTTAAGCCCGGCCCTTTGCGCCATTTTCCTGAAACCGCATGATAAAAACGGAGAGAAAAAGAAAATGTCTCCTATAGACCGCTTCCACACAGCCTTTAATGCTGCATACGATGTTATCCTGAAAAAATATAAGAACAGCACGAAGTTTTTCATCAATCACAAATGGATATCTTTCGGAACTGTTGCCGTTTCTGTCGTATTGCTCGTTTTCTTAATGAAAATCACTCCTTCCGGACTTGTACCGAATGAAGATACCGGAACTTTCTTTGCGGTAATAGACTTACCTCCGGCAACTTCTATGGAAAGGACCGAACTTACAATGGAAAAACTGGATAGTATCATAGCTGCAAATCCGGCCGTACAAAGCCGCACGCAAATAACCGGTTACAGTTTCATTGCCGGACAAGGAAACTCCTATGGTACATTCATCTGCAGATTAAAGAACTGGGATGAACGAGGAAAAGGAGAAGACATCAATTCTGTAATCGGATCTATATATATGCAGGCTCAGGCAGCGATTAAAGATGGCCGTGTCTTGTTATTCGCTCCTCCTATGATCCCCGGATACAGTGTCACTAACGGTTTCGAATTTAACCTACAGGATAAAACAGGAGGAGATCTGAACGAATTCTTCCGGATTTCCCAGGAATTCCTGGCCAAACTGAATGAAAGACCGGAGATAGCTGCTGCCCAGACAACATTCAACCCAACTTTCCCGCAATATATGGTAGACATAGACGCTGCCAAATGTAAGCAGGCAGGCATAAGCCCTAATGACATATTAACGACATTACAGGGATATTACGGAGGTATGTATGTGTCAAACTTCAACCGTTTCGGTAAATTATACCGTGTTATGATGCAGGCAGACGCTAATTACCGTATCAATCCCGAAACACTTAACAACATTAAAGTACGCAACGGGAGTGAAATGGCACCCATTACACAGTTCGTAACATTGAGAAAAATATACGGCCCCGACAATATAAAACGTTTCAACATGTTCACATCCATGACCATCAATGGATCCCCTGCCGATGGTTATACCTCCGGTCAGGCCATACAAGCCATACAGGAAGTTGCAGCAGAAAGTCTGCCTACAGGTTACGGATATGAATTTTCCGGTATGACACGGGAGGAACAAAGCAACGGTAGCGGAACCACTGCTATTATATTTCTGCTCTGCCTCGTATTTGTTTACTTATTGTTAAGTGCGCAATACGAAAGTTATATACTGCCTTTGGTCGTTATCCTATCCATTCCGTTCGGTCTGTGCGGTAGTTTTATCTTCGCACAAATCATGGGAGTAAGCAACAATATCTATCTACAGATATCATTGATCATGTTGATGGGACTTTTGGCCAAAAATGCTATTCTTATCACAGAATTCGCATTGGAACGTCGTCTCACGGGCATGTCCATTGTGGGTGCTGCCATACAGGGAGCCGGCGCCCGTTTACGTCCTATTCTCATGACATCATTAGCTCTTGTATTCGGACTTTTGCCTATGATGTTCGCATCGGGAGTAGGAGCCAACGGTAACAGCACACTCGGTACAGGAGCCGTCGGAGGCATGCTTATCGGTATGATATGTCAAATATTTGTCGTACCGGCGTTATTTGTCGTCTTCCAGAACATTCAGGAACGCATCAAACCTATACAATGGAAAGACTTGGATAACACAGAACTGGAACCGGAAATTGAACAATATGCGAAATAA
- a CDS encoding TolC family protein, which translates to MKKPIILYAIILTVIMSSCHIYKPYNRPEVNTSGMYRDTISVNDTLASDTANMGNLPWQKVFTDPYLQTLISQGLEQNSDLKTAALRVTEAEAGLLSARLSYVPSLNLAPQGTFSRIQDMLPHQWSYNLPVTASWEIDLFGRLLNTKRGAKAALLQSEAYKQAVQTQVIATIANTYYTLLMLDKQLAITEETAANWKKNVETMKYLKEAGRVNEAAVVQSEANSHMIEASIPDIRRQIRETENSLSVILGVAPQTIKRGKLEDQTFPEQLNAGIPVQMLANRPDVKSAEMSLASAYYNTNVARSAFYPQISISGTLGWTNLAGGQIVDPFTMIANAVGSLTQPLFNKGTNIARLKVAKAQQEEALIAFQQSILNAGQEVSNALTLYQTAEEKSIERKKQINSLEKSVEYTQELLTLGTSTYLEVLTAQQSLLSAQLSETSDSFQKIQSVINLYHALGGGR; encoded by the coding sequence ATGAAGAAACCTATCATTTTATATGCAATCATATTGACAGTCATAATGAGCAGCTGTCATATTTACAAACCATATAACCGCCCCGAGGTAAATACCTCGGGGATGTACCGGGACACCATATCTGTCAACGATACCTTAGCGTCCGATACGGCCAATATGGGAAATCTTCCCTGGCAAAAAGTTTTTACCGACCCCTATCTGCAAACGCTTATAAGCCAAGGTCTGGAACAGAACAGCGACCTGAAAACAGCTGCACTACGCGTAACAGAAGCCGAAGCCGGACTGTTGTCGGCACGACTATCCTACGTACCTTCTTTAAATCTGGCTCCCCAGGGAACATTCAGCAGGATACAGGATATGCTTCCTCACCAATGGAGTTACAACCTCCCTGTCACTGCAAGTTGGGAAATAGATTTGTTCGGACGTTTATTAAACACTAAAAGAGGTGCAAAAGCAGCCTTATTACAAAGCGAAGCATATAAGCAAGCCGTACAAACTCAGGTAATTGCTACCATAGCAAATACTTATTATACTTTGCTGATGCTGGACAAACAACTGGCCATTACGGAAGAAACAGCAGCAAACTGGAAAAAAAATGTTGAAACAATGAAATATCTCAAAGAAGCCGGTCGTGTGAATGAAGCTGCAGTTGTGCAAAGCGAAGCCAATAGCCACATGATAGAAGCGTCTATTCCCGATATCCGCCGCCAGATAAGAGAAACAGAAAATTCATTATCCGTAATTCTGGGAGTAGCCCCGCAAACGATCAAGCGAGGAAAACTGGAAGACCAGACATTCCCGGAACAATTGAACGCGGGCATTCCTGTCCAAATGCTCGCCAACCGTCCCGACGTAAAATCAGCTGAAATGTCTCTGGCCAGTGCTTACTATAATACAAATGTGGCACGCTCGGCCTTCTATCCGCAAATTTCCATAAGCGGAACCCTCGGGTGGACTAATCTGGCCGGGGGACAAATTGTAGACCCGTTCACAATGATAGCCAACGCCGTAGGTTCACTTACACAACCCTTATTTAATAAAGGTACGAACATCGCCCGGCTCAAAGTCGCCAAAGCCCAACAGGAAGAAGCCTTAATTGCGTTCCAGCAAAGCATTTTAAATGCGGGACAGGAAGTAAGTAATGCGCTCACATTGTACCAGACAGCCGAAGAGAAAAGTATAGAAAGAAAAAAACAGATAAATTCTCTCGAAAAATCGGTGGAATATACGCAGGAATTACTAACTTTAGGAACATCAACGTATCTGGAAGTCCTCACAGCCCAACAATCGTTGCTTAGCGCACAATTGTCCGAAACTTCGGACTCTTTCCAGAAGATACAATCCGTCATCAATCTGTACCATGCATTGGGAGGCGGGCGATGA
- the lpxA gene encoding acyl-ACP--UDP-N-acetylglucosamine O-acyltransferase: MISPLAYVDPDAKIGQNVDILPFAYIEKNVVIGDNCTIMAHASILSGTRMGSGNKVYQSAILGATPQDFKFKGEDTILKIGDNNTIREKVTINRATNREGITEIGNGCFLMEGVHIAHDTKVGNDCIIGNGSKIAGECILNDKSILSSGVILHQGCRVGSWTMIKGGCRSNKDIPPYIVAAHNPITYYGINAVIMARHGFNNEIIDNIAKAYRQIYQCSTSLPNAVKRIKEEIPMSPEIRSILDFIEHSERGIIALNKD; this comes from the coding sequence ATGATTAGTCCTTTAGCTTACGTAGATCCTGATGCGAAAATCGGTCAGAACGTTGACATTCTTCCGTTTGCATACATCGAAAAGAATGTAGTGATCGGAGATAATTGTACTATTATGGCCCATGCCAGTATTCTTAGCGGGACACGCATGGGAAGTGGAAATAAAGTATACCAAAGTGCCATATTGGGAGCAACTCCTCAGGACTTCAAATTCAAAGGAGAAGATACTATCCTGAAAATCGGAGATAATAACACCATACGTGAAAAAGTTACCATTAACCGGGCCACTAACCGGGAAGGAATTACCGAAATAGGAAACGGTTGCTTTCTGATGGAAGGTGTACACATTGCTCATGATACGAAAGTAGGTAATGATTGCATCATAGGAAACGGATCGAAAATCGCAGGTGAATGCATTCTGAACGACAAATCCATACTCAGTAGCGGAGTCATACTCCATCAGGGTTGTCGTGTAGGCAGTTGGACCATGATAAAAGGCGGTTGTCGTTCCAATAAGGACATTCCTCCTTACATAGTTGCCGCGCACAATCCTATCACTTATTATGGAATAAACGCCGTAATCATGGCACGTCATGGCTTCAACAACGAAATTATCGACAATATAGCCAAAGCATATCGTCAGATATACCAATGCAGCACGAGCCTGCCCAATGCAGTAAAAAGAATAAAGGAAGAAATACCCATGTCTCCTGAGATAAGAAGTATCCTCGACTTTATAGAGCATTCGGAAAGAGGCATCATTGCCTTAAATAAAGATTAA